The Arachis hypogaea cultivar Tifrunner chromosome 19, arahy.Tifrunner.gnm2.J5K5, whole genome shotgun sequence genome has a window encoding:
- the LOC112779875 gene encoding hevamine-A, translated as MASNKSSSSTHQALTLLLFFLLTLSSAHAKGGIAIYWGQNNGDGTLTSTCDTGNYEIVLLAFLYTFGCGRTPDWNFAGHCGPWSPCDKLQPEIEHCQRNGVKVFLSLGGAVGPYSLCSPEDAKSVSDYLYNNFLNGQRGPLGSVYLDGIDFDIEGGSNLYWDDLARELDTRRKQDRYFYLSAAPQCFFTDYYLDTAIRTWLFDYLFIQFYNNPPCQYSNGDASLLLSSWNTWTSYVKLNNTVFMGLPAAPDAAPSGGYISPQDLCTKVLPIIKHTPNYGGVMLWDRFRDVTNHYSDQIKDCVKVDDSVRVSQTVMATLSNTVYECVSAAFNRIIPKLRPF; from the exons ATGGCTTCCAACAAGAGTAGTAGTAGTACTCATCAAGCATTAACATTGCTCCTGTTCTTCCTCCTCACCCTCTCCTCTGCGCATGCCAAAGGTGGCATAGCCATCTACTGGGGCCAGAACAATGGCGACGGTACCTTAACCTCCACATGTGACACCGGAAACTACGAGATTGTGCTCCTCGCCTTTCTCTACACTTTCGGTTGTGGCAGAACTCCAGATTGGAACTTTGCTGGCCACTGTGGGCCATGGTCCCCTTGTGACAAACTACAACCAGAAATCGAACATTGCCAAAGAAACGGTGTGAAGGTGTTCCTCTCCCTTGGAGGAGCCGTTGGGCCCTACTCCTTATGCTCGCCGGAAGATGCCAAGAGCGTCTCCGACTACCTTTACAACAACTTCCTGAATGGCCAAAGGGGTCCATTAGGGAGTGTGTACCTTGATGGCATTGATTTCGACATTGAAGGTGGTTCAAACCTTTATTGGGATGATTTGGCTAGAGAACTCGATACACGCAGAAAGCAAGACAG GTACTTTTACTTGTCGGCAGCACCACAATGTTTCTTCACAGATTACTACCTTGATACCGCCATTAGAACTTGGCTTTTCGATTACCTCTTCATCCAATTCTACAACAACCCTCCATGCCAATATAGTAACGGCGACGCATCTTTGCTCTTATCTTCTTGGAATACATGGACCTCCTATGTGAAGCTCAACAACACGGTGTTTATGGGGCTACCCGCTGCACCTGATGCAGCTCCCAGCGGTGGCTATATTTCACCGCAAGATCTATGTACTAAGGTTCTTCCAATCATCAAGCACACTCCTAACTATGGTGGCGTCATGCTATGGGATAGGTTCCGCGATGTTACTAACCACTACAGCGATCAAATCAAGGATTGTGTTAAAGTTGATGATAGTGTTAGGGTGTCACAGACTGTGATGGCAACGTTATCGAACACTGTATATGAATGTGTATCTGCAGCTTTCAACCGCATCATACCAAAACTGAGACCTTTTTAG
- the LOC112779873 gene encoding hevamine-A-like: MASNKRSNTHQALALLLFFLLTLSSAHAKGGIAIYWGQNNGDGTLTSTCDTGNFEIVILAFLYTFGCGRTPDWNFAGHCGPWSPCDKLEPEIKHCQSNGVKVFLSLGGAVGPYSLCSPEDAKNVSDYLYNNFLTGQKGPLGSVYLDGIDFDIEGGGVNLYWDDLARELDTRRKQDRYFYLSAAPQCFFTDYYLDTAIRTWLFDYLFIQFYNNPPCQYSNGDASLLISSWNTWTSYVKLNNTVFMGLPAAPDAAPSGGYISPQDLCTKVLPIIKHTPNYGGVMLWDRFRDVTNHYSDQIKDCVKVDDNVRVSQTLMATLSNTITECVSAAFNRIMPKLRPF, encoded by the exons ATGGCTTCCAACAAGAGAAGTAACACTCATCAAGCATTAGCATTGCTCCTGTTCTTCCTCCTCACCCTCTCCTCTGCACATGCCAAAGGTGGCATAGCCATCTACTGGGGCCAGAACAATGGCGACGGTACCTTAACCTCCACATGTGACACCGGAAACTTTGAGATTGTGATCCTCGCCTTTCTCTACACTTTCGGTTGTGGCAGAACTCCAGATTGGAACTTTGCTGGCCACTGTGGGCCATGGTCCCCTTGTGACAAACTCGAACCAGAAATTAAACATTGCCAAAGCAACGGTGTGAAGGTGTTCCTCTCCCTTGGAGGAGCCGTTGGGCCCTACTCCTTATGCTCACCGGAAGATGCCAAGAACGTCTCCGACTACCTTTACAACAACTTCCTCACTGGCCAAAAGGGTCCATTAGGGAGTGTGTACCTTGATGGCATTGATTTCGACATTGAAGGTGGTGGTGTGAACCTTTATTGGGATGACTTGGCTAGAGAACTCGATACACGCAGAAAACAAGACAG GTACTTTTACTTGTCGGCAGCACCACAATGTTTCTTCACAGATTACTACCTTGATACCGCCATTAGAACTTGGCTTTTCGATTACCTCTTCATCCAATTCTACAACAACCCTCCATGCCAATATAGTAACGGCGACGCATCTCTGCTCATATCTTCATGGAATACATGGACCTCCTATGTGAAGCTCAATAACACGGTGTTTATGGGACTACCCGCTGCACCTGATGCAGCTCCCAGCGGTGGCTATATTTCACCGCAAGATCTGTGTACTAAGGTTCTTCCAATCATCAAGCACACTCCTAACTATGGTGGCGTCATGCTTTGGGATAGGTTCCGCGATGTTACTAACCACTACAGCGATCAAATCAAAGATTGTGTTAAAGTTGATGATAATGTTAGGGTTTCACAAACATTGATGGCAACGTTATCAAACACTATAACTGAATGTGTATCTGCAGCTTTCAACCGCATCATGCCGAAACTAAGACCCTTTTAG